A region of Sugiyamaella lignohabitans strain CBS 10342 chromosome A, complete sequence DNA encodes the following proteins:
- the NMD3 gene encoding ribosome-binding protein NMD3 (Protein involved in nuclear export of the large ribosomal subunit; acts as a Crm1p-dependent adapter protein for export of nascent ribosomal subunits through the nuclear pore complex; GO_component: GO:0005737 - cytoplasm [Evidence IEA,IEA]; GO_component: GO:0005829 - cytosol [Evidence IDA] [PMID 10022925]; GO_component: GO:0022625 - cytosolic large ribosomal subunit [Evidence IDA] [PMID 10022925]; GO_component: GO:0005654 - nucleoplasm [Evidence IEA]; GO_component: GO:0005634 - nucleus [Evidence IEA]; GO_component: GO:0030687 - preribosome, large subunit precursor [Evidence IDA] [PMID 23212245]; GO_function: GO:0043023 - ribosomal large subunit binding [Evidence IDA] [PMID 11105761]; GO_function: GO:0043023 - ribosomal large subunit binding [Evidence IDA] [PMID 17347149]; GO_process: GO:0015031 - protein transport [Evidence IEA]; GO_process: GO:0000055 - ribosomal large subunit export from nucleus [Evidence IMP] [PMID 11086007]; GO_process: GO:0000055 - ribosomal large subunit export from nucleus [Evidence IGI] [PMID 23212245]; GO_process: GO:0006810 - transport [Evidence IEA]), with translation MKAEGGLAMCNDCISLSVDITEGIQKEAVITFCKNCERLQVPPTHWIFAPRESRELLGACLKRLRGLNKVRLIDAKYVWTEPHSRRTKIKVLVQGEAPQFPGVLIQQGITVNFTETSAQCPDCAKSYTATTWRANIQVRQKVDHKKTFFYLEQLILKNHAHKYTVSIQENKEGLDFFYNQRNHALKMLEFLSGVIPVRVTKSSELISQNIHTSAKSYKFSYSVEIVPICKEDLVVLPKKLAKSLGISNQLTLCYRIGNAVHLIDPTNLQTAELAAGIYWRSPFSSLSTGKNLTEYVVLDIEPVGPANGKFALADVTVARSVDLGSNDTTYYVRTHLGGILHPGDTVMGYHLSNTNFNHALWDEIDQDKTPEVILVKKSYPDKIRSKTRNWKVKRMAKEYNDDTVRATGREKTKNKSNDAFERAQRDYEEFLRELEEDPELRTEVNLYKNVPEVDAQEENGEEGEDDDESEELPGVNLDELKLEDDLSSDLSFSDDNSDEPDDENDS, from the coding sequence ATGAAAGCCGAAGGTGGTCTTGCTATGTGTAATGACTGTATTAGtctttctgttgatatcactGAAGGAATTCAGAAGGAGGCTGTTATCACGTTTTGCAAAAACTGCGAGCGGTTACAGGTACCTCCTACTCACTGGATTTTTGCTCCTCGAGAAAGTCGAGAGCTTTTAGGAGCATGTTTGAAGAGACTGAGAGGACTCAATAAAGTGCGACTTATCGATGCCAAGTATGTTTGGACCGAGCCTCACTCGAGAAGAACAAAGATCAAGGTATTGGTACAAGGAGAGGCGCCACAATTTCCAGGGGTGCTGATTCAGCAGGGTATTACTGTGAATTTCACTGAGACAAGTGCCCAATGTCCTGACTGTGCCAAATCATACACTGCTACTACATGGAGAGCCAATATTCAAGTCCGTCAGAAGGTCGATCATAAGAAGACGTTCTTCTATCTAGAACAACTGATCTTAAAGAATCATGCTCACAAATACACAGTGTCGAtccaagaaaataaagaaggATTGGATTTCTTCTATAACCAGAGAAACCATGCTTTGAAGATGTTAGAATTTTTATCGGGTGTCATTCCTGTTAGAGTGACTAAGAGCTCAGAACTAATTTCTCAAAATATCCACACTAGTGCCAAGAGTTACAAATTCTCATACTCGGTGGAAATAGTTCCTATCTGTAAAGAAGACCTGGTAGTACTGCCAAAGAAATTGGCCAAATCACTCGGAATATCCAATCAGCTAACTCTATGCTACCGAATTGGCAATGCAGTTCATTTGATCGATCCAACGAATCTTCAGACCGCTGAACTTGCTGCTGGGATTTACTGGAGAAGTCCGTTCTCATCGCTGTCAACAGGAAAGAACCTAACCGAATATGTTGTTTTGGACATTGAGCCAGTTGGACCAGCAAATGGCAAATTTGCGCTTGCAGATGTAACAGTAGCTAGATCGGTTGATTTAGGATCTAACGATACGACATATTACGTCAGAACGCACTTGGGAGGTATTTTACATCCAGGTGATACTGTCATGGGATATCATTTGAGTAACACAAATTTCAATCACGCATTATGGGATGAGATTGATCAGGATAAGACACCTGAAGTCATCCTTGTTAAGAAGTCGTATCCAGATAAGATCCGGTCTAAGACTCGTAACTGGAAGGTCAAACGTATGGCTAAGGAATATAACGACGACACGGTTAGAGCAACTGGTAGAGAAAAGACCAAGAATAAGAGCAATGATGCATTTGAGCGTGCTCAAAGAGATTACGAAGAGTTCCTTCGTGAACTTGAGGAAGATCCAGAATTACGTACTGAGGTCAACTTGTATAAGAATGTTCCCGAAGTGGAtgctcaagaagaaaacggggaagaaggtgaagatgatgacgaatCTGAAGAATTACCAGGCGTGAACTTAGATGAACTGAAATTAGAGGACGATCTATCTTCGGATTTAAGTTTTTCTGATGATAATTCTGACGAACCtgatgatgagaatgacagTTAG
- the MPP10 gene encoding Mpp10p (Component of the SSU processome and 90S preribosome; required for pre-18S rRNA processing, interacts with and controls the stability of Imp3p and Imp4p, essential for viability; similar to human Mpp10p; GO_component: GO:0030686 - 90S preribosome [Evidence IDA] [PMID 12150911]; GO_component: GO:0034457 - Mpp10 complex [Evidence IDA] [PMID 17515605]; GO_component: GO:0005730 - nucleolus [Evidence IEA]; GO_component: GO:0005730 - nucleolus [Evidence IDA] [PMID 11914276]; GO_component: GO:0005634 - nucleus [Evidence IEA,IEA]; GO_component: GO:0005634 - nucleus [Evidence IDA] [PMID 11914276]; GO_component: GO:0030529 - ribonucleoprotein complex [Evidence IEA,IEA]; GO_component: GO:0032040 - small-subunit processome [Evidence IDA] [PMID 12068309]; GO_component: GO:0032040 - small-subunit processome [Evidence IMP] [PMID 12242301]; GO_function: GO:0003674 - molecular_function [Evidence ND]; GO_process: GO:0000480 - endonucleolytic cleavage in 5'-ETS of tricistronic rRNA transcript (SSU-rRNA, 5.8S rRNA, LSU-rRNA) [Evidence IMP] [PMID 9315638]; GO_process: GO:0000447 - endonucleolytic cleavage in ITS1 to separate SSU-rRNA from 5.8S rRNA and LSU-rRNA from tricistronic rRNA transcript (SSU-rRNA, 5.8S rRNA, LSU-rRNA) [Evidence IMP] [PMID 9315638]; GO_process: GO:0000472 - endonucleolytic cleavage to generate mature 5'-end of SSU-rRNA from (SSU-rRNA, 5.8S rRNA, LSU-rRNA) [Evidence IMP] [PMID 9315638]; GO_process: GO:0006364 - rRNA processing [Evidence IEA,IEA]; GO_process: GO:0042254 - ribosome biogenesis [Evidence IEA]), with amino-acid sequence MSAGLVELLNRSPQNLLVPSDDLKAAAFKAVKESLDPIASDYSIFDQLHTEGLDAEQIWAQARMVVDGAIEKLLGDVMSRKRKREDDGMSDEELDSELDEDIEQSGDEESDEGFADIRERQDLEDDEDSDLDVKELDGYEEVDEDEEEEEDDDEQTLVGEDGFSGDEDGSEEENEEDKDENVLSKPKSELDEGLFRLADFQQQILALEKDDQEDEEEDINYFADAKDQDSESDADMQYDDFFAPAPKILTGSADQEEDEEDEESDYDEDEEFTGLDTEAGSKDIDSAMKNARRELFADDDEEEEEGGPSTEKLSTFEKQQLEIMKQIKQLEEENVAEKSWAVRGEVKAKDRPLDSLIETDLDFERNAKPVPVITQEVTESLEDMIRRRIKNEQFDDIPRRLPDTLPEFQKAKLVEVQETKSQKSLAELYEDDYVKEHNPDSYKDAESEQLKGAHKEIEDMYTSLSRKLDALCSWNYTPKAPKAAISIVSNVAAISMEEAQPLAMATESMLAPQEVYQPGATSKREVVGANGLPVAKAEMSREERKREKRHQKAKRAKHFKEKEAKENSKAQKEGSKSNIMDTLKKGNVTVIGKKGEKRDLSGKLVKEKGKVESANLKL; translated from the coding sequence ATGTCTGCTGGGTTGGTGGAACTTCTGAACAGGAGCCCACAGAATCTTCTGGTTCCTAGCGATGACCTGAAGGCAGCTGCTTTTAAAGCTGTGAAGGAATCGCTAGATCCTATTGCTAGTGATTATTCGATTTTTGACCAACTCCATACTGAAGGTTTGGATGCTGAACAAATCTGGGCTCAGGCTAGAATGGTAGTAGATGGAGCTATTGAGAAGCTTCTAGGAGATGTTAtgtcaagaaagagaaaacgTGAAGACGATGGAATGAGTGATGAGGAACTGGATAGCGAACttgatgaagatattgagCAGTCCGGAGATGAAGAGAGTGACGAGGGGTTCGCTGATATTCGTGAGCGTCAAGATttagaagacgacgaagataGTGATTTGGACGTAAAAGAATTGGATGGATATGAAGAAgtcgatgaagatgaagaagaagaggaagacgacgacgaacaAACACTTGTCGGTGAAGACGGCTTTAGTGGTGACGAAGATGGCAGTGAGGAGGAAAATGAAGAGGATAAGGATGAGAATGTTCTCTCCAAACCTAAATCAGAACTGGATGAGGGTCTTTTCAGATTAGCTGACTTCCAGCAACAGATTTTGGCACTTGAAAAAGACGACCaggaagatgaggaggaggacATCAACTACTTTGCTGATGCCAAAGATCAAGATTCTGAATCCGATGCTGATATGCAGTatgatgatttttttgCCCCTGCTCCTAAGATCTTGACTGGAAGCGCAGATCAGGAAgaggatgaggaagacgaagagTCTGACtatgacgaagacgaggagTTTACGGGTTTGGACACAGAAGCTGGATCAAAAGATATCGATAGTGCCATGAAGAATGCCAGACGTGAGTTGtttgctgatgatgatgaagaggaagaagaaggggGTCCTTCTACAGAAAAGTTATCTACATTTGAAAAGCAACAATTGGAAATAATGAAGCAAATCAAACAATTGGAAGAAGAGAACGTTGCCGAGAAGTCTTGGGCAGTTCGTGGTGAAGTCAAGGCAAAAGATAGGCCATTGGATTCTCTGATTGAAACTGATTTAGATTTCGAGCGAAATGCGAAACCCGTCCCAGTTATAACTCAAGAAGTCACTGAGAGTCTAGAAGACATGATCCGACGACGGATCAAGAATGAGCAGTTTGATGATATCCCTCGTAGGTTACCCGATACGCTACCGGAGTTCCAAAAAGCAAAACTTGTTGAAGTTCAAGAAACTAAATCTCAAAAGTCACTTGCTGAATTATATGAGGACGATTATGTCAAAGAACACAACCCTGATAGTTATAAAGATGCTGAGTCAGAGCAATTAAAAGGAGCACACAAGGAGATTGAGGATATGTATACATCTCTGTCACGGAAACTTGATGCATTATGTTCCTGGAACTACACTCCCAAAGCTCCCAAGGCTGCTATTTCAATTGTAAGCAATGTTGCTGCCATTTCTATGGAAGAGGCTCAACCCCTCGCAATGGCAACTGAATCCATGCTTGCTCCTCAAGAAGTATACCAACCTGGAGCCACTTCCAAACGAGAGGTTGTTGGTGCCAATGGACTCCCAGTCGCTAAAGCTGAAATGTCCAGAGAAGAGAGAAAACGTGAGAAGAGACATCAAAAGGCCAAGCGTGCCAAGcatttcaaagaaaaggagGCCAAAGAGAATTCAAAAGCTCAAAAAGAAGGTTCTAAGTCTAATATCATGGATACTCTTAAGAAAGGAAATGTTACAGTTATTGGTAAGAAGGGCGAGAAACGCGATCTTAGCGGTAAACTTGTAAAGGAGAAGGGTAAAGTGGAGAGTGCTaatttgaaattataa
- the PDX1 gene encoding Pdx1p (E3-binding protein of the mitochondrial pyruvate dehydrogenase complex; plays a structural role in the complex by binding and positioning Dihydrolipoamide dehydrogenase (E3) to the dihydrolipoamide acetyltransferase (E2) core; GO_component: GO:0005759 - mitochondrial matrix [Evidence IEA]; GO_component: GO:0005967 - mitochondrial pyruvate dehydrogenase complex [Evidence IDA] [PMID 2007123]; GO_component: GO:0005967 - mitochondrial pyruvate dehydrogenase complex [Evidence IDA,IPI] [PMID 7947791]; GO_component: GO:0005739 - mitochondrion [Evidence IEA]; GO_component: GO:0005739 - mitochondrion [Evidence IDA] [PMID 14576278]; GO_component: GO:0005739 - mitochondrion [Evidence IDA] [PMID 16823961]; GO_function: GO:0005198 - structural molecule activity [Evidence IDA,IMP] [PMID 2007123]; GO_function: GO:0016746 - transferase activity, transferring acyl groups [Evidence IEA]; GO_process: GO:0006086 - acetyl-CoA biosynthetic process from pyruvate [Evidence IDA,IMP] [PMID 2007123]; GO_process: GO:0006086 - acetyl-CoA biosynthetic process from pyruvate [Evidence IDA] [PMID 7947791]; GO_process: GO:0008152 - metabolic process [Evidence IEA]) — MVSFLARRLVTRANLRVGHRAISSSRNLLAASNFGMPAMSPTMTEGGIVEWKFKEGESFSAGDVLLEIETDKAQIDVEAQDDGVLAKIYAEAGEKGIPVGKPIAVIAEPGDDLASLKLPSTEQSEGATETPAAEQSQEESKPTASETSSSSSHASTSSPSSGASANKKQTLLPSVAGILRAKGISSEEALEKIQASGPNGRILKGDALAYIGSISNESVDAISDNIKKLQKLDLSHKLQEPKAKSESSDSEKAPEKAAASPVSSQAAPEPVSAIFSLSDVNLLKSTLDATLSTSISVQNLVEKAIKLALRDTPKLTRARKSILNDPIFDDIVSISPRGSKAFDYKVSYPTSSARSSSASVDIYDILTSSRKPLRSPTARIASTELLKISVTPNSKVSGSDKKAQVFLDRVGYYLAQGKGDLVL; from the coding sequence ATGGTGTCATTTTTAGCGAGGAGATTGGTTACTCGGGCCAATCTTCGGGTTGGTCACAGAgcaatttcttcttctagaAATTTGCTGGCAGCTAGCAATTTTGGAATGCCTGCCATGTCTCCCACAATGACAGAGGGTGGTATTGTCGAATGGAAGTTCAAGGAGGGAGAATCGTTCTCTGCCGGTGATGTACTTTTAGAGATTGAGACTGACAAAGCTCAAATTGATGTTGAAGCTCAAGATGATGGTGTTTTGGCCAAAATCTATGCTGAAGCTGGTGAAAAGGGAATTCCTGTTGGAAAGCCAATTGCAGTTATTGCTGAGCCGGGTGATGATCTTGCTAGTCTCAAGCTCCCTTCAACAGAACAATCAGAGGGTGCCACCGAAACTCCCGCTGCTGAGCAATCTCAGGAAGAGTCCAAGCCTACTGCTTCCGAAACATCCTCTTCAAGCTCTCAtgcttctacttcttctccttcatcaGGAGCTTCAGctaataaaaaacaaacccTTCTACCATCTGTGGCTGGTATTCTTAGAGCCAAGGGAATTTCGTCAGAAGAGGCATTGGAAAAAATCCAAGCATCCGGTCCCAATGGACGTATTTTGAAGGGTGATGCCCTTGCATATATCGGTTCTATCTCCAATGAGAGTGTTGATGCAATTTCTGATAACATTAAGAAGCTGCAAAAACTTGACCTGAGTCACAAATTACAGGAGCCTAAAGCCAAATCTGAGAGTTCTGATTCCGAAAAAGCTCCCGAAAAGGCTGCAGCTTCTCCTGTTTCTAGCCAAGCAGCTCCTGAGCCTGTTTCCGCCATCTTTTCTTTGTCGGATGTAAATCTTCTTAAGAGTACTCTTGATGCTACTCTTTCAACTTCGATTTCAGTCCAGAATCTAGTTGAAAAGGCAATCAAGCTTGCTCTCAGAGACACTCCCAAACTTACTAGGGCTCGTAAGAGCATTTTGAACGATCCTATCTTTGACGACATTGTATCTATTTCCCCAAGAGGATCCAAAGCTTTTGACTACAAAGTGAGTTATCCAACATCCAGCGCTagatcttcttcagcctCTGTTGACATTTACGACATTTTGACCTCGTCAAGAAAGCCTTTGAGATCACCAACTGCAAGAATTGCATCTACTGAATTGCTTAAGATTTCTGTCACCCCCAACTCTAAGGTTTCTGGAAGTGACAAAAAGGCTCAGGTGTTCCTCGATCGAGTTGGATATTATCTAGCTCAAGGCAAGGGTGACCTTGTTTTGTAA
- the COX10 gene encoding Cox10p (Heme A:farnesyltransferase; catalyzes the first step in the conversion of protoheme to the heme A prosthetic group required for cytochrome c oxidase activity; human ortholog is associated with mitochondrial disorders; GO_component: GO:0016021 - integral component of membrane [Evidence IEA,IEA]; GO_component: GO:0016021 - integral component of membrane [Evidence ISM] [PMID 12192589]; GO_component: GO:0016020 - membrane [Evidence IEA]; GO_component: GO:0031966 - mitochondrial membrane [Evidence IEA,IEA]; GO_component: GO:0005739 - mitochondrion [Evidence IEA]; GO_component: GO:0005739 - mitochondrion [Evidence IDA] [PMID 14576278]; GO_component: GO:0005739 - mitochondrion [Evidence IDA] [PMID 16823961]; GO_function: GO:0004659 - prenyltransferase activity [Evidence IEA]; GO_function: GO:0008495 - protoheme IX farnesyltransferase activity [Evidence IEA]; GO_function: GO:0008495 - protoheme IX farnesyltransferase activity [Evidence ISS] [PMID 8118433]; GO_function: GO:0016740 - transferase activity [Evidence IEA]; GO_process: GO:0048034 - heme O biosynthetic process [Evidence IEA]; GO_process: GO:0006784 - heme a biosynthetic process [Evidence IMP] [PMID 8118433]; GO_process: GO:0006783 - heme biosynthetic process [Evidence IEA,IEA]) — MLYRCQSYEKNELIRALSHFSSAARSTTTSKLCRHFSSSRNLLIRSAAARSSSDVLRQDTFFSNIYLSQGHSRNSSSKSASVSSILYPKSDLDLGSVPSSPVNTSESDPSNASSGRAKATVYSSSTRSAIFSRSGSDSNNKTSDELRTASKENSTATDTIPIIPFEVRQLDHSSPRRSKPVTEIPFYAPYLALTKPRLSALVVLSAMSSYALTPYDATLSQLLFLTIGTALSSGSANAINMAREYEYDAQMTRTRTRPVVRGLLSPGQAFGFAGLSGTLGVASLYFGVNPTVAALGAANIVLYGWTYTSLKRKSIINTWVGAVVGAIPPLMGWAASSSLTDPGAWALAGLLYAWQFPHFNSLSHNIREEYRRAGYVMAAWTNPSLNARVALKYSVAMFPLCIALSYYNVTDWFYAIDSGILNGWLTYLAFKFWTEQRHIVGPVIEAASSSSAGGSSSYARKLFWGSVLHLPGVLVLAMIHKKGQWDWLWPQEEEEEEDIDADEE; from the coding sequence ATGCTCTACAGGTGTCAGAGCTATGAAAAGAATGAACTGATACGGGCTCTGAGTCACTTTTCAAGTGCTGCTAGATCAACTACAACTTCTAAGCTCTGTAGACACTTCTCTTCAAGCCGGAATCTCTTAATACGGTCCGCTGCAGCACGGTCGTCAAGTGATGTCTTAAGACAGGATACCTTTTTCTCGAATATTTATCTTAGTCAAGGCCATAGTCGGAACTCGTCTTCAAAATCTGCTTCAGTATCTTCTATTTTATATCCCAAAAGTGACTTGGATCTAGGTTCTGTGCCCTCATCTCCTGTCAATACATCTGAGTCTGACCCATCAAATGCGTCTTCCGGCAGGGCCAAGGCCACTGTCTACTCGTCGAGTACCAGATCAGCAATCTTCTCGCGGTCTGGTTCGGATTCTAATAATAAGACCTCTGATGAGTTACGAACTGCATCAAAAGAAAACTCAACAGCGACTGATACCATTCCAATAATCCCTTTTGAAGTGCGACAGCTGGATCACTCGTCGCCCCGAAGGTCGAAACCTGTCACAGAAATTCCTTTTTATGCCCCATATTTAGCATTAACAAAGCCTCGATTGAGTGCTTTAGTGGTTTTATCTGCCATGTCTTCTTATGCATTAACACCTTACGACGCTACTTTGTCGCAACTGCTGTTCCTGACTATCGGTACTGCACTTTCTTCGGGTTCAGCAAATGCCATTAATATGGCTAGAGAATATGAGTATGATGCTCAAATGACTAGAACTCGTACCAGACCGGTGGTCCGAGGACTTTTGAGTCCCGGACAAGCTTTTGGATTTGCCGGCTTGTCTGGCACTCTAGGAGTAGCATCTCTTTATTTTGGAGTAAATCCTACTGTAGCGGCCTTGGGTGCTGCTAATATTGTTCTTTATGGCTGGACCTACACTTCATTGAAACGAAAATCTATTATTAATACCTGGGTAGGCGCTGTTGTAGGAGCTATTCCCCCCTTGATGGGATGGGCTGCTTCCAGTTCGTTGACTGATCCTGGCGCTTGGGCTCTTGCTGGCTTATTATATGCTTGGCAATTCCCTCATTTCAACTCGTTAAGTCATAATATTAGAGAAGAATACCGTCGTGCTGGCTATGTCATGGCCGCTTGGACAAATCCCTCTCTAAATGCACGAGTGGCTCTTAAATACAGTGTGGCTATGTTTCCCCTGTGTATCGCTCTCAGTTATTATAATGTGACTGATTGGTTCTATGCCATTGATAGTGGAATTCTTAATGGCTGGCTCACTTATCTTGCATTTAAATTCTGGACCGAACAACGACACATTGTAGGACCTGTTATCGAAgctgcttcgtcgtcatctgctggtggtagcAGTTCATATGCTAGAAAACTTTTCTGGGGAAGTGTACTACATCTCCCTGGTGTTCTCGTTCTTGCAATGATACATAAAAAGGGCCAATGGGATTGGTTATGGCCacaggaggaggaagaggaagaggacatcgatgctgatgaagaataG